A genomic segment from Atribacterota bacterium encodes:
- a CDS encoding polyprenyl synthetase family protein: MRMLIFDMELKSFMEEKKIILDDYLKKELPTDNQDPSIIHKSIRYSVLNGGKRVRPILTMMVAELLNGDYKKVLPAAAGIELIHTFSLVHDDLPCMDNDDYRRGKLTNHKVFGEAMAVLTGDALLVMGMDFICRNAQVEGIRKDSVLKVINNICELLGTQKMLGGQVDDISWANNKGDGSFVESIYLRKTSALICAALKTGAFLFEATDEQIEALNKYGENIGLAFQITDDLLDLQEDNKIESKPTYPGIYGVQKSKIAAQKYCSEAKKSLSIFGEKANLFYEFADSIVYRKK, translated from the coding sequence ATGAGGATGTTAATTTTTGATATGGAATTAAAATCCTTCATGGAAGAAAAGAAAATAATATTGGATGATTATTTGAAAAAAGAGCTGCCTACTGATAATCAGGACCCTTCAATAATACATAAATCAATTAGGTATAGTGTTTTAAATGGGGGTAAGAGAGTACGCCCAATACTTACAATGATGGTTGCCGAATTATTAAATGGTGATTACAAAAAAGTATTACCAGCCGCCGCAGGAATTGAACTGATCCACACGTTTTCATTGGTACATGATGATTTACCTTGTATGGACAATGATGATTATCGCAGGGGAAAATTAACTAACCATAAAGTCTTCGGTGAGGCAATGGCAGTGCTTACCGGTGATGCTCTGTTGGTTATGGGCATGGATTTTATTTGCCGTAATGCTCAAGTAGAAGGAATTAGAAAAGATTCTGTACTGAAAGTGATAAATAATATATGTGAACTTCTTGGAACTCAAAAAATGTTAGGTGGCCAGGTCGATGATATAAGCTGGGCCAATAATAAAGGTGATGGCAGTTTTGTAGAAAGCATTTATCTGCGAAAAACATCAGCTCTAATCTGTGCAGCTTTAAAAACAGGCGCTTTTTTATTTGAAGCAACTGATGAACAGATAGAAGCTTTGAACAAGTACGGTGAGAATATTGGGTTGGCTTTTCAAATTACCGATGATCTACTTGATTTACAGGAAGATAATAAAATTGAAAGCAAACCTACTTACCCTGGGATATACGGTGTTCAAAAATCAAAAATTGCAGCACAAAAGTATTGCAGTGAGGCCAAAAAAAGCCTTTCAATTTTTGGAGAAAAAGCAAATCTATTTTATGAATTTGCTGATTCAATCGTGTATCGGAAAAAATAA